ATGGAACTATGGGTTCATGTTAACAAATGATGGAAGATTGAACCGGTAACAAACCTTAGTATCGACGAAATATTTTGCGGAAAAAACAGTCACATCAAATCTAGTTGGGGTAGTAAGCTATGGCAAGCTATGGAATGAATTTGTGATTATTTCATTTGGCGAAATCGCAACCAAAAGATCTTCAAAAACAAATGGTCGTGCGCTTCGGTATCATTCAGTGAAATCCAAATCAAAAGCTTTAAGTGGTTATCAAACCGTTCGAAAAAGATAAAGATCTAGTGGAATCAATGACTTGCTGACCTGTCTTATTATTTAAACATGTAAATTTCGATTTCGTGTAATTCTACATATGTAAATTGTTTTCGTGTTTTCCTGTTAATGCCTCTGCCAAAATCTATATGGGCCTTATATGTAAAATTGTGTAGGCTAGTTATCTTGTACAACTTATGcccctttttaatttaataaaattgttgttgcctttcaaaaaaataaaaaaataaaataaaataaaaaaatactccgtattaaatattacatacttcgttttttatttttattcaaatataaaatataaaaatattacatattaaataaatataaatataaaatataaatataaatataaatataaatataaatataaatataaatataaatatataaatataaatatataacaataataaaaattaaaattacaaaattgTACTGTACAAATGTAGTAGTCCGTATTTGTTTCGTGGTAGGCGCACCCGACACAGCACGACTGGTTTGATACTCTCTCTCGCTGTAGCTGCTGAGGGAGAGAATTAACATACTGTTCTTAAAACCCTAAAAAAAATTATACGGAATCCCAATTTCATCACCTTCGTCATCGTCATCAAAGGTATAATGAATCCTTCACATTATTTTGTGTTATCAATTTCTGCATTCATCTTCAATGAGAACGATCGATCCTCAATTGAATTTCCTTTTTCCTAAATGCATGATATTTTTTGCTGATTGTCTCTTCAATATATGCTTTTATGATTTCATTTTAGGTCTATTAGGTTCATTTCACTTGTTCGCATTGTGTATTGCTTGTTCTGAAGGTGCATTGCTCAAAACCTTATGAAATTAGTTAGTTAAACTTCCGATTTTATTAATAATTAGGTTATGTTCTTAAATTCTGCATTTATCTTCATTGAGAACGATTCTCAGTTGACTTTCCTTTTTCCtaaatgcatgattatatttgcTGATTGTTACTTTAATGTATACTTTAATGATTCCATTTTAGGTTTCTTAGGTTTATTTCACTTGTTCCCATTGTGTGTTACTTGTTCTGAAGGTGCATTGCTTAATACTTATGAAATTTGTTAGTTTAAGCTTCTGATTTCGATAATAATTAGGTTATGTAACATATGATTTGTAGTTCTTACTTCATAACTTGAAGATTGTTTTTAAGTCAATATATTGATATTAGTTTCATATGTAAACAATTAATCAACCAATCTGCGTAACTCTCGAGGCGTAAGTGAAATGGAAGATGCTGGTAGCATGGATTAAACGTAAATAATTTGGAATAAAGTTGTCTTGATTACAGAGATTTTAGAAGAAGATGTTAGACTAAAAAAGTAGCTAAGAATTACTATAGAACATTGCTCACTTGAACAAATGATATCAATACTTAGTAATGTATACATATTTAGAGTATATGATTTTGAAAGTGTTATAATTCTACATACGGTTGTAAACAATGAAACTGCAATAACTGTTTCAAGCACTGATGGATTGATTCTGCTCAAGCAAAAATCGAATTGGAAGTAGGTATCACACTAGTAGTTGATATATGTTGGACTGTTCATTAACATAAATGTAACTTGGAGATTTCATTTTAAAATTACATCTAATATCTAATTCATTTGGTTAATTAGTAAAATATTCAATAAAATTTCAAATGATTATTTCATTACATGTGTTTTAGTTTCAGTCTAAATACAATCTTGGTAATGTCTGTATGCCATTGATTATTTTATTATATCAGAACTTACTTATATATGTAAGTATCCCAGTGTATGTAAACAATGGAGGATGTAACTGGTGAAGTTGATAATGGGTCCCAACCTttaccaccatcatcatcacctcCTTCACCAAAATCAGAAGTTATACAACCTGACACGACGACCGAGCAAGAAAACCATCCAAAGCTTTCTATAATTAGTAGGCCTGACTTTGGAAGTAGTGGAAGACACATTCAGTTACTTGCTAATCACTTCAAAGTTTCTGTTAAGAATCCGGATGCTATATTCTACCAATACAGTGTACGGTATTGAATTCTTAATCGTCTTTAGTTATCTTTATATCTTAGCACATGGCGATTATAATGTCATGCTTGTCCAGGTATCCATACACACTGAAGATAACAGACCAATTGAGAACAAAGTTACTAGGAGAAAAGTTCTTGACAAACTGTACCTAACCTACTCATCTGACCTTTCGGGTAACCAATTTGCATACGATGGAGATAAGAGTCTGTTTACTGTTAGGCCTCTCCCGAAAAGCAAGTCGGAGTTCACGGTTGTTCTTGAAGATTCTCATGCTAACTGGTTGGCTCAATTTTTGTATACCTGTTTGCCTTGTAATCGAATTGTAATGATATTTGGATCTTATAAAAAGTTATTTTTTCTTGCAGTGGAAGTCCTGCTTGTGATGAAATTTCCAGTGAGCCTGGTAAAAGGTCTAGACGATCTTTTCAGGAGAAGTCCTTCAGAGTAGAGATAACTTACGCTGCTGAAATACCGTTAAAACCCTTTACTCTTGCCCTTCAAGAAGAAGAACCAGAAAAACTCCAAGATGCTTTCAGGGTTCTTGATATCATCTTGAGACAACAAGCAGCTCAAAGGCACttctaaatttattttattttaactttattaatttatgtaaaataaattatataaataaataaataattaattgtcTATGTTTGATACAGGGGATGCCTTCTTGTTAGGCAGTCCTTCTTTCATGATGACTCAAGAAAATGTAGTGATATTGGAGGGGGTGTTAGTGTATGCAGTGGTTATTATTCGAGTTTTCGTCCAACACGTGGTGGTTTATCACTGAATATGGGTATGTTACATGGTCACCTAAAATCTACTCATGTTAGATTTTATTCGCTTGATCTTTCATTTGCTAGTGCATTTGATTATGCAGATGTTGCAACTACAATTATTCTTACTCCTGGACCAGTTattgattttctaaaatccaaccaAAACGCACGCGATGCTCGGTCTATTGATTGGGTAAAGGTAAGAAAAATGTTATATACATCTTTTTCTGTCTATTGATCTACACTTGCATCTTAGGTGCATCTTCTTGTCAGGCCAAGAAAATGCTAAAAAACATGAGAATTAGAACTACGCATAGCAACAGGGAATTCAAGATCACTGGGATGAGTGAAAAGCCTTGCAATCAGCAATTGTAAGTTCTGTTACAGTATATGATCATTTTACCAAATATAGTAATATACGGTATATGTGAGACTAATATGTCTTTTTTACTTATTGGTAAGGTTTCCTTTGAGAGTGAAAAAAGACGATGGTACATACGATGACCAAACGATAAATGTTACGGTATTTGGTTATTTTACCAAGCATCGTAATATTGAGGTTACTTACTCTGCATATATACCATGCATTGATGTCGGTAAACCGAAGAAGCCAACCTATTTGCCCGTGGAGGTTGTGTCTTGTTCCTTACTATTTTTATATAAACACTCTATTTGTATAGACTCAACCTTCTAATTATGTTTTAATTTCCCATGTCTCCCAGCTTTGCTCTCTTGTATCACTTCAACGATATACAAAGGCATTATCTACACTGCAAAGAGCATCTTTAGTTGAAAAATCAAGGCAAAAGCCTGCAGAGAAAATGCAAGCTATAACTGATGTAAAGCTATATAACCACCTTAATCATATGTGATATGGTCTACATTACTATAAATTGAGCAtttatttaacttttcaggccaTGAAGAACTATCATTATGATGATGACCCTCTACTAGTTTCATGTGGCATTTCTATTGAAAAACAATTTGCTCAAGTGGATGGTCGTGTCCTTGAAGCACCAAAGGTTACTTTTCTCTTTTCTATAAATGTTTTAAAACGTGCTACCTTTATTTGCAGGATATGTGATCATGATGCTAATCACCTTTTTATGTTGTATACAATTGCAGTTGAAGGTTGGTAATGGAGAAGAATTTTTGCCTCGTAACGGGCGATGGAATTTTACTAAAAAGGTTGTCTCTTTGGGATGTTATTCACGACCTTTATCTATCTGTATATTTGAGCGataacaaagaattacaactaataGAGGTTTTTTCTTGACAAATTATTGTTTCTTGCAGAAGCTTTTTAAGCCAGCCAAATTAGAAAGGTGGGCAGTTGCAAATTTTTCTGCTAAGTGTGATGCAAGTCATCTTACGCGGGAGCTCATAGATTGTGGAAGGAAAATTGGATTTGTATGTCAAACACTTGATAATTATTTGTCTACTGTAATCACAAATGGTTTGTATTGATGTAGAGGTGGCGATTTTGACACCTTTACATATAAATAGGCCATTTGCGCTGTGTTTTATCTCAAATAGGTCAATTCAAAAAGTTCATCTTACCCATCTTGCCTGTTCTAAATTATTTGTTTGATTGATATTTGGATTCTTAGATTATTGATCGCCCATTTTCATTAATGGAGGAAGACCCACATAACAGAAGATATGGTCCCGTAGAACGTGTTGAAAAGATGTTTGAACAGCTTTCAGCAAAGCTCCCGGGTTTTCCTGACTTTCTCCTTTGCATATTACCAGAAAGAAAAAATTCAGACTTATATGGTACTTACTCTGTTTTTCTATACACAAATTGTGTCGTATCTAATTACCTCTGCTTCTCACTTATTATGCCTTCTAATTTTTAAAGGTCCTTGGAAGAAAAAATGTTTAATTGACTACGGAATTCCAACTCAATGCATGTGTCCTGTCAAGATCAGCGATCAATATCTCACAAATGTGCTTTTGAAAGTGAATTCAAAGGTATTGTGTAATGTAACACTTTATCTGTGAAATTATGCTCCTTTGTGTTTTTATTTAAAGTTAGATCAAATGTTATTCATCTGTCTTACTAAATTGTTTTGTTTTTATACTTCAGCTTGGTGGGATCAATTCTTTGTTAGCAATAGAAGAGCCATCTCGTATACCCATCATTCATGATACCCCAACGATGATAATAGGTATGGATGTCTCACATGGGTCTCCGGGTCGGTCTGATATGCCTTCGATTGCTGCGGTAATGTTTCTAGAAAAAATTAATTTACTGGCTATTATGTTCTCGTACATGGTAAATATTTACTGCTCTATTGGTTGTTCAATGATTACACTTATAGGTTGTTGGATCTAGGTCATATCCATTGATATCACGATATAGAGCATTTGTTAGGACTCAATCATCAAAGGTGGAAATGATTGAAGGTTTGTTCGAACCACAAGAGAATGGAAATGATACTGGCATGATGAGGTCTTTTCCTTTTAGCTATTTTTTGTTTTATTCGTTGGAGATAAAGGAACAACCCGTATCGACCCTATCATAACTATTTTCAACAACCAAAATAGTTTCAGTTTGCTCTTCAAAATTAGAATAAAAAAACACCTGAAATTTTTCAATAACAAAAATAGTTCTACAATTAAAAATTCGAGAAGTAACGGTATTATAAGTGTTATAACATGGGCTTCAGTAGCAGAGGGTCATAATATGTTTCTCAAATCGTTTGCTAATGAGTTTGTTTCAATTTGACTGTCTTGATGTTTGATATTGACAATTTTATTTCGAACAGGGAATTGCTTCTGGACTTCTATCTAACAAGCAATAAACGGAAACCAACTCAAATTTTAGTATTcaggtattatcattattgttgttgacttcttgttatcattattgtttattgtttattattaaattatattaatatttttttgttaacgttttcatcAATATCATTGTTATCTATTTATAAAGAGGAAAGACTGAAAATGAGTGATGGTGTAACTAGTTGTACATGTGTGCTTGGTTATGGGAATAATTACGTAAAAGAAAAACTGTGTTTTTAATATTTTAATTCTTCTATTGACCTAAAGGTCATAAAGAAAGGAGCTTAACTGAACATCTTTAAAAAAATTTCTGGTaataatatggaattgttttatttttttttactcagAGATGGTGTGAGTGACTCCCAGTTTAACGAAGTTCTAAATTACGAGTTGGATCAGATGATCAAGGTACGTTTCTCAGATTTGTTTGTCCAATGCACTGGTTGCCGTCAATACGTGCGAAATCTTGTTGTGATCATCTCACAAGTCACTACCACTGCCTGAAATGGTCTGGTAGTGGTCAGCAAGTTATGATTCTTTTTAAATCCTTCTTCTGATAATCTTATTGTAATAATATTTATCAATATCAAAAGCAGACTACAGACTTACCCGGTCTACTCGTTTCACCCGAAACCATTTTGACCAGTAACCCAAACTGCCACGATTAGACACCTCTAATGACTAAAAGTAGTTTAATTTGATAATAGAAGATAGGAGACCTGAGCACAATGGTTTAGATCAGGGTGAAAACTATTTGCAAGCAGTGTTCCCCTTGTTCCTAGTATTGTTCTTTAAAACTTCATGATTTAAATAGAAATCTTGCAAGACTGAATGCTTGGTTGACCATAGTTACATAGTTAGGGTTTTGAATTACACGTCTAGTGACAAAAAGTATAATAACTTATGGCTCTCATATATTAGTGGTTTATATATTTTAACCTTTGTACTTGCTTGATACAGGCTTACCAGTATCTGGATGAGGTTAATGTTCCCAAGTTCACGGTGATTGTAGCTCAAAAGAAGCATCACACAAAGTTTTTCCAAGCTAATGGCCCTGAAAATGTCCCTTCTGGTCTGTTTTTTGTGATCCTTAATCATTTTGTTGTATGTAAACAACAGAAGAACCTTATTATTTTTTATGGGCATATATCTTTAGGTACCGTAGTAGACACTAAAGTGGTGCACCCTAGAAACTATGACTTTTACATGTGTGCTCAACCAGGAATGATTGTGAGTTCCTATaaccttttgctttattaaattaatCTCCCTTACATAATTATGacttctagaattctagatattcaTTCGCTTTCTTACGCTACTTGGTGGTAGGCTAGCAGTACATATTATTTTCTTCAATCAAGTCTTTTTTTCTTTTTATGATTGTTTATTCTCAGGACATTGGTTTTTTGACAATTTGCAAAAAAAAGTTATAAGAAGCAGAAGAAACCAAGCAGAATTTTTGAGAAATATGTTTGATTAATGTGTTAAATCAAGAAGCCTTCAAATAGTTAAAGCAGTTTTTTTGCAAATATTTGGTTAATCGCAAATTGGTGTTTGTATTTACTTAGTTGCTGTATCTGAATATGCAGGGCACATCTCGTCCTGCCCACTATCATGTCTTGATTGATGAGATTGGTTTCTCTCCTGATGCCCTTCAGAATCTGATCCTTTCGCTATCATATGTGTGAGTATTTAAACTAGGAATTATATATATCTCGCGTCATGATATACAGAGTATTTAATTTTTTCCATCAAAATGTTCATAAAACCTTGCTTTTATTGGACCATCGAAATGACTTCTAGGTGAATAATCCATTGTTATGGACAAataaatttaacataaataatacgTGAACGGCTTGTTTTTGATATTAGTTCTTTTCAAATACACAATAAAGTCATCTTCGTCCTTCATCTTTAGGATGGATATGATCCTAATCTTTTGTGGTTTTCAATCTAGAACTTGGGAAGATGTCATTTTGTagaaatatttcactataaatattaaatatagaaTTAATTTTGTTTACTTTGGtttttgatttttcttatgaaGATGATTTTActttagtcattttatttgtattGAAAAACGCTTTTTATCATATACCACATGTGGCATTTTAGTCAATGGAATAAACTTTTTGACTTGAGAGTTTTGGCTGAAAAGAAGTATTTGTCACTAATAAAGTTATGAATAATATTTATAACTTTATTGGTCTTTCTCTGAAAGTAGGAATATCACAAGACTTGGAATAACACAATTCTTTCAAACCGAATAAATCTGAAGTTGGTCATTACATTCTTCTTGACATTCGATATGGTGTTACAGGTATCAAAGAAGTAGCTCGGCAACTTCAATCGGTACTATCTTCATCTGGAACATGCACCTTGCATTTAATTTTGTATGAATGGGTCGATACAGGTTATGCATTTATCTCCAACGGGTCAGTCGGGTgaaataaaaaaatacataaaaacttaAAAAGGATGTGAGCAGGTCAAATTTCTCCCAAGGTGTCTATTTATACATAAAagtataaaacaactgaaatctttttttttaaagaaTTCAGGTACAACAAG
This genomic window from Rutidosis leptorrhynchoides isolate AG116_Rl617_1_P2 chromosome 2, CSIRO_AGI_Rlap_v1, whole genome shotgun sequence contains:
- the LOC139891000 gene encoding protein argonaute 16-like, which translates into the protein MEDVTGEVDNGSQPLPPSSSPPSPKSEVIQPDTTTEQENHPKLSIISRPDFGSSGRHIQLLANHFKVSVKNPDAIFYQYSVSIHTEDNRPIENKVTRRKVLDKLYLTYSSDLSGNQFAYDGDKSLFTVRPLPKSKSEFTVVLEDSHANCGSPACDEISSEPGKRSRRSFQEKSFRVEITYAAEIPLKPFTLALQEEEPEKLQDAFRVLDIILRQQAAQRGCLLVRQSFFHDDSRKCSDIGGGVSVCSGYYSSFRPTRGGLSLNMDVATTIILTPGPVIDFLKSNQNARDARSIDWVKAKKMLKNMRIRTTHSNREFKITGMSEKPCNQQLFPLRVKKDDGTYDDQTINVTVFGYFTKHRNIEVTYSAYIPCIDVGKPKKPTYLPVELCSLVSLQRYTKALSTLQRASLVEKSRQKPAEKMQAITDAMKNYHYDDDPLLVSCGISIEKQFAQVDGRVLEAPKLKVGNGEEFLPRNGRWNFTKKKLFKPAKLERWAVANFSAKCDASHLTRELIDCGRKIGFIIDRPFSLMEEDPHNRRYGPVERVEKMFEQLSAKLPGFPDFLLCILPERKNSDLYGPWKKKCLIDYGIPTQCMCPVKISDQYLTNVLLKVNSKLGGINSLLAIEEPSRIPIIHDTPTMIIGMDVSHGSPGRSDMPSIAAVVGSRSYPLISRYRAFVRTQSSKVEMIEGLFEPQENGNDTGMMRELLLDFYLTSNKRKPTQILVFRDGVSDSQFNEVLNYELDQMIKAYQYLDEVNVPKFTVIVAQKKHHTKFFQANGPENVPSGTVVDTKVVHPRNYDFYMCAQPGMIGTSRPAHYHVLIDEIGFSPDALQNLILSLSYVYQRSSSATSIVAPISYAHLAAQQMGKFLNLEESSENASGEDSVTSIGSIPIPKMPKLSEEVESSMFFC